A genomic segment from Peribacillus sp. ACCC06369 encodes:
- a CDS encoding peptidoglycan-binding protein, with protein sequence MKKILLTILTASVFILGVCMPTKGEAAALDRTLSFGISNGDVKELQELLLTKGVFPYHEATGYYGPITKESVKQFQEKSGLKADGIAGTQTNQKIQTLKSGDMGKPVAELQRLLKAWNVYTSTIDGIYGTGTKQAVMNFQKQKGLSADGIAGARTFSKLDEKAVSASSAVKELTVTSTAYTASCEGCSGTTRMGVDLKKYDDAKLIAVDPNVIPLGSIVEVEGYGQAIAADTGGAIKGNRIDVFIAKEADALTWGRKQVKVKVIK encoded by the coding sequence ATGAAGAAAATTTTATTAACGATCCTAACGGCTTCTGTATTCATTCTAGGAGTTTGCATGCCAACTAAAGGCGAAGCCGCTGCTTTGGATCGCACACTTTCATTTGGAATAAGTAATGGCGATGTAAAAGAACTACAAGAATTATTACTGACAAAAGGGGTTTTTCCCTATCATGAAGCAACAGGTTACTACGGACCGATTACAAAGGAATCCGTAAAGCAATTTCAGGAAAAATCAGGGCTGAAAGCCGATGGAATAGCAGGAACACAAACGAATCAGAAAATACAGACCCTGAAAAGCGGGGATATGGGAAAACCTGTAGCTGAACTGCAAAGGCTATTGAAAGCCTGGAATGTTTACACATCAACGATCGACGGCATTTATGGAACAGGTACAAAGCAAGCAGTTATGAACTTTCAAAAGCAAAAGGGATTATCAGCTGATGGAATAGCCGGTGCACGGACTTTCAGTAAATTAGATGAAAAAGCAGTTTCAGCAAGTTCAGCCGTTAAAGAACTGACGGTTACAAGTACAGCTTATACAGCGAGCTGCGAAGGGTGCTCAGGCACAACAAGAATGGGCGTCGATTTAAAAAAATATGATGATGCCAAACTGATAGCAGTCGACCCGAATGTGATTCCGCTAGGATCAATCGTTGAAGTCGAAGGCTACGGACAAGCCATCGCCGCAGATACGGGCGGAGCGATCAAAGGAAACAGAATCGATGTATTCATCGCTAAAGAAGCGGATGCTTTAACATGGGGAAGAAAGCAAGTGAAGGTTAAAGTAATTAAATGA
- a CDS encoding GNAT family protein: MSEMKNDSLSYMIRTGELEDAEAVLELQSSVISEGEYFIAVSNEFNKTIEQQRDWIQRSLENERETIIVAEINGEVIGWIGFESENRKRMSHKGSFGLMIRKNYRGMGIGKELVQALLDWAEANPLIEKVSLGVFSTNHRAIALYKSMGFVEEGRKIKEFKMSESEYVDDIIMYKLV; encoded by the coding sequence ATGTCAGAAATGAAAAATGATAGTCTTTCGTATATGATTCGTACTGGTGAATTGGAAGATGCGGAAGCTGTTTTGGAGTTACAGAGTTCCGTTATTTCCGAAGGGGAGTATTTCATTGCAGTATCAAACGAGTTTAATAAAACAATAGAACAACAAAGAGATTGGATACAAAGGTCATTGGAAAATGAACGGGAAACCATCATCGTGGCCGAAATAAATGGTGAAGTGATTGGATGGATTGGATTTGAATCGGAAAATAGAAAGAGAATGTCTCACAAGGGCTCATTTGGATTGATGATCAGAAAAAATTACAGGGGGATGGGAATCGGAAAAGAGCTTGTTCAAGCATTATTGGACTGGGCAGAAGCCAATCCGTTAATAGAAAAGGTGAGTTTAGGAGTTTTTTCGACAAATCATCGGGCAATAGCCTTGTACAAAAGTATGGGGTTTGTTGAAGAAGGACGAAAAATAAAGGAATTTAAGATGAGCGAAAGTGAATACGTCGATGACATTATCATGTACAAGTTGGTTTGA
- a CDS encoding VOC family protein gives MKFNALVPELSVSDISESKKFYMDILGFHLEYERVNDKFAFLSLGEAQMMLEEINGSWDTGELIHPLGRGINFQIDIDDVEKLAAALKRNGINLFREMMENHYESDKGVFVKKEILVQDPDGYLLRFSQSLNPSGSSQGGLECQK, from the coding sequence ATGAAATTCAATGCACTAGTACCTGAATTATCAGTATCGGATATAAGCGAATCGAAAAAGTTTTATATGGATATTTTGGGGTTCCATTTAGAATATGAGCGTGTTAATGATAAATTTGCTTTTCTTTCTTTAGGCGAAGCGCAAATGATGCTAGAAGAAATAAATGGGAGCTGGGATACAGGAGAATTAATCCATCCATTAGGCAGAGGGATTAATTTTCAGATTGATATTGATGATGTTGAAAAATTGGCGGCTGCTTTAAAAAGAAATGGAATAAACTTATTTAGAGAAATGATGGAAAATCATTATGAAAGCGATAAAGGGGTTTTTGTAAAAAAAGAGATTTTAGTTCAAGATCCAGATGGCTATTTACTAAGGTTTTCACAGTCATTGAATCCGAGCGGGAGCAGTCAAGGGGGATTGGAATGTCAGAAATGA
- a CDS encoding phosphotransferase, translating to MEASVERVFSNELIEMAGHFFQVNSASPVKLGDAENYVFEVYRNGTPYILRMTHQSHRTKGQVLAELKWIEHLQNNGSEIPKVISSTGNNLVEIVNGLDGTDFYCCLFEKAPGVRMKVTDENFDEHLFFEWGRTIGQLHKKTKSYKPETEYKRLDWHEEELLNAELYQSDVPEQVKHQQELIMKKLNALPVHQDNFGLIHSDIHNGNFHFHEGKIHVFDFDDCSYHWFASDLAIPLYYLIWSLEREGVKELDDYAAKFMREFIKGYETENKLEKADYEAIPLFLKLRDLTLYNFFHKKYDLNSGDSQLYKTVQKIERRIMESRPIVHFDANVIH from the coding sequence ATGGAAGCGTCGGTAGAGCGGGTTTTTTCTAATGAATTGATAGAAATGGCTGGGCACTTTTTTCAAGTGAACTCAGCGAGTCCAGTAAAACTTGGAGATGCAGAGAACTATGTATTTGAGGTTTACCGGAATGGAACGCCATACATCTTAAGAATGACACACCAATCACATCGTACAAAAGGGCAAGTGCTTGCTGAGTTGAAGTGGATTGAGCATTTACAGAATAATGGAAGTGAAATTCCGAAAGTCATCTCTTCGACAGGAAATAATTTAGTTGAAATTGTAAATGGTCTGGATGGCACGGATTTTTATTGCTGCCTGTTTGAAAAGGCTCCTGGTGTAAGGATGAAAGTCACCGATGAAAATTTCGACGAACATTTATTTTTTGAATGGGGAAGAACAATAGGGCAACTACATAAAAAAACAAAAAGTTACAAGCCTGAAACGGAATATAAAAGGCTGGATTGGCATGAAGAAGAATTATTGAATGCCGAACTCTATCAATCTGATGTTCCAGAGCAAGTGAAGCACCAACAAGAATTAATCATGAAGAAATTAAATGCGCTTCCAGTTCATCAAGATAATTTTGGATTGATTCATTCTGATATACATAACGGCAATTTCCATTTTCATGAGGGGAAGATTCATGTGTTTGACTTTGATGACTGTTCTTATCACTGGTTTGCCAGCGATTTGGCCATACCTCTGTATTATCTGATATGGAGCTTGGAACGTGAAGGTGTAAAAGAACTCGATGATTATGCTGCAAAATTCATGAGGGAATTTATAAAAGGTTATGAGACGGAAAATAAACTGGAAAAGGCAGATTACGAAGCGATCCCGCTATTTTTAAAATTAAGGGACCTGACGTTATATAATTTTTTTCATAAAAAGTACGATTTGAATAGTGGGGATAGTCAATTATACAAAACCGTTCAAAAAATCGAACGCAGAATTATGGAAAGCCGTCCTATTGTTCACTTCGATGCGAACGTGATTCATTGA
- a CDS encoding DUF86 domain-containing protein, which produces MKNDVILNKINAIERCMNRVKVVYANNPENLKDFTKQDSIILNIQRACESSIDLAMHIVADQRLGLPQSSRDAFDMLQEHSVIDEDTAKRLKAMVGFRNIAVHDYQTINLDILKQIVVNHLSDFTVFTKQVLNFQ; this is translated from the coding sequence ATGAAGAATGATGTGATTTTAAACAAAATCAATGCAATAGAACGTTGCATGAACCGCGTTAAGGTGGTATATGCGAATAATCCAGAAAACCTAAAGGACTTTACCAAACAAGATTCCATCATCCTAAATATACAACGTGCTTGCGAATCCTCGATCGACTTGGCCATGCATATTGTAGCTGATCAAAGACTCGGGTTGCCTCAGTCAAGCAGGGATGCTTTTGATATGTTGCAGGAACACTCGGTTATTGATGAAGATACAGCAAAGCGCTTAAAAGCTATGGTTGGATTTAGAAATATTGCCGTGCATGATTACCAAACCATTAATTTAGATATTTTAAAACAAATCGTAGTGAATCATCTCAGTGATTTCACTGTTTTTACAAAACAAGTCCTGAATTTCCAGTAA
- a CDS encoding diphthine--ammonia ligase, which translates to MAELIDWKHGAHGHKFIASFSGGKDSVLALYKAMKVGEAVGLIVMLEEEGKRSRSHGMPPELIRAQANSIGLPVYTAAASWTDYEKVFMRLLEKAKNQGAEVLVTGDLDMPAHGCWHEKVTKNAGLKLGMPLWEMNHREAVEEFMNLGFVTIIVTVNLSLGMREDDLGRTLTHEYVKELEARGIDPCGEGGEFHTTVIDGPIFKHPIPVRKCEIIKDGEYAFLPLELDQMADIV; encoded by the coding sequence ATGGCGGAATTAATCGATTGGAAACATGGTGCTCACGGGCATAAATTTATAGCTTCTTTTAGCGGAGGAAAAGATAGTGTCCTAGCTCTGTATAAAGCAATGAAGGTTGGAGAAGCGGTTGGACTGATCGTCATGCTGGAGGAAGAAGGGAAACGTTCCAGATCCCATGGAATGCCTCCTGAGCTCATACGTGCCCAAGCGAATTCCATAGGTTTGCCCGTATATACTGCAGCTGCAAGTTGGACAGATTATGAAAAAGTATTTATGCGCCTTTTAGAAAAAGCTAAAAATCAAGGAGCGGAAGTTTTAGTAACTGGAGACTTGGATATGCCTGCTCATGGCTGTTGGCATGAAAAGGTTACGAAGAATGCGGGATTAAAGCTTGGGATGCCTTTATGGGAAATGAACCATCGTGAAGCTGTCGAAGAGTTCATGAATCTAGGATTTGTAACGATCATTGTAACTGTTAATTTATCATTGGGAATGCGTGAGGACGACTTAGGGCGAACGTTGACCCATGAATACGTGAAGGAGCTTGAAGCCCGTGGTATCGACCCTTGCGGAGAAGGTGGAGAGTTCCATACCACGGTAATAGATGGGCCCATTTTCAAGCATCCCATTCCAGTTCGTAAATGTGAGATCATTAAGGATGGAGAATATGCCTTTTTGCCTTTGGAGCTAGATCAGATGGCAGATATAGTATAA
- a CDS encoding GNAT family N-acetyltransferase: MNSTVETIQELTEKEQWLAAFPIMNQLRTDFTQKTYLESLEEMRKDGYRLYALYKDDRIVSLAGLSWRVNFYNKRHVFIYDLVTDTAHRSFGYGEKLLSYIHNWAKENGAAYVALESGIQRNDAHRFYEEKFDYDKWCYSFRKTL, from the coding sequence GTGAATTCAACGGTAGAAACAATACAAGAATTAACAGAGAAAGAACAATGGTTAGCAGCCTTTCCAATTATGAATCAGTTACGTACTGACTTTACTCAAAAGACATATCTGGAGTCACTAGAAGAAATGAGGAAAGATGGGTATCGTTTGTATGCTTTATATAAGGATGACCGGATTGTATCCTTGGCTGGTTTAAGTTGGAGAGTTAACTTTTATAATAAACGTCACGTGTTTATTTATGATCTGGTAACAGATACTGCGCACCGTTCATTTGGATATGGAGAGAAATTATTAAGTTATATACATAACTGGGCAAAAGAAAATGGAGCAGCATATGTGGCATTGGAATCTGGAATTCAGCGAAACGATGCGCACCGTTTTTATGAAGAGAAATTTGATTATGATAAATGGTGCTATTCATTCAGGAAAACATTGTGA
- a CDS encoding VOC family protein, whose translation MKVAQIRVARPTDQLKKVVNFYCEGLGLKKIGSFEEHEGYDGIMIGLPDSDYHLEFTQHKDGSPCPAPSKDNLLVFYIPERKTIEEITNRLKAMGYDPVSPENPYWEKSGVTIEDPDGWRIVLMNSPGIGN comes from the coding sequence ATGAAAGTAGCGCAAATCCGAGTTGCACGTCCTACTGATCAACTAAAAAAGGTTGTCAACTTCTATTGTGAAGGCTTAGGTTTGAAAAAAATCGGTTCTTTTGAAGAGCACGAGGGATATGACGGTATCATGATCGGGCTACCTGATTCCGACTATCATTTAGAGTTCACTCAACATAAAGATGGCAGTCCTTGTCCTGCCCCATCAAAGGATAATCTGCTTGTCTTTTATATTCCTGAACGTAAAACCATTGAAGAAATCACAAATAGATTGAAAGCTATGGGGTATGATCCAGTTTCTCCAGAAAATCCATATTGGGAAAAGTCAGGTGTTACCATTGAAGATCCGGATGGTTGGAGAATTGTATTAATGAATTCGCCCGGCATAGGAAATTAA
- a CDS encoding DMT family transporter — protein MTNFMYLFCLLVWGLNFIAVKIQGTPVSLELSLTYRLSLTAILFFILLCILRPKGKPMKKDVPFIIVFGICNFALSYLCLYYATILSSAAMVTLIFSLKVILTPIALRIFLKEQLHPRILIGGVIGVLAVCIVIYPSLNDIHGFNDIKGIMIAVLGTILTALGDASSARNAKNKVNPIYANVLGFAAGGILLGAIVFIKGQAVSLPTSITYLSALFYLTIFASFGAWLFYLKLVEKIGGAKSGYMVALFPTIGGIASVMIGESDPSIFLAAGCLFSCLGAAIALGLGTRIGKINLKEEKSTFK, from the coding sequence ATGACTAACTTTATGTATTTATTTTGTTTATTGGTATGGGGGCTTAATTTTATTGCCGTAAAGATTCAAGGTACGCCTGTGAGTTTAGAATTATCTTTAACATATCGTTTAAGTTTGACGGCTATCCTATTTTTCATTCTATTGTGCATTCTTAGACCTAAAGGAAAACCAATGAAAAAGGATGTTCCATTTATTATTGTGTTTGGTATATGTAATTTTGCCTTAAGTTATTTATGCCTTTATTACGCCACTATCTTAAGTTCAGCGGCAATGGTTACATTGATATTTTCATTGAAAGTCATTTTAACACCCATTGCCCTCCGTATTTTTTTGAAAGAACAATTACATCCCCGTATCTTAATAGGCGGGGTAATTGGAGTGCTGGCTGTTTGTATCGTTATTTACCCAAGTTTGAATGACATTCATGGTTTTAATGATATAAAAGGTATCATGATAGCTGTTCTTGGTACGATCCTTACTGCATTAGGCGATGCTAGCTCAGCTAGAAATGCTAAGAATAAAGTAAATCCAATCTATGCTAATGTACTTGGATTTGCGGCAGGGGGAATTCTTTTAGGGGCAATTGTGTTCATTAAAGGACAGGCAGTCAGTCTGCCAACATCTATTACATATTTATCTGCTTTGTTCTATTTAACTATATTCGCTTCCTTTGGAGCTTGGCTATTCTACCTAAAGCTTGTAGAGAAAATAGGTGGGGCGAAAAGTGGATACATGGTTGCCCTTTTTCCGACAATTGGAGGTATAGCTTCAGTGATGATTGGTGAATCAGATCCATCCATTTTCTTGGCTGCTGGCTGTCTTTTCAGTTGTTTAGGTGCTGCTATTGCCTTAGGATTAGGCACGCGTATTGGTAAAATAAACTTGAAGGAAGAAAAATCGACCTTTAAATAA